In Acidobacteriota bacterium, the sequence CTTGCCCAGGGCGACACCGTCGGCGAGTTCATGCTTCTCGAGTTCGCTGAAGCAGCGAAGCTTTACGTTCCGCTGACCCGCCTCGACCTGATTCAGAAATATCGTTCGACTGAGGGTGCCAGACCTCCTCTGAGCCGCCTTGGTGGCACCCAATGGGCAAAGACGAAAGCACGCGTGAAGAAGGCCATGCGCGACATGGCCGACGAGCTGCTTAAGCTCTACGCACAACGCAAAATGGCGCACGGCCATGCCTACCCCGTGGACACGCAGTGGCAGCGCGAGTTCGAAGACGCGTTCGATTACAACGAAACTGACGATCAAGTCTCCGCCATCGCCGACATTAAGCAGGACATGGAATCCACCATGCCAATGGACCGTTTGCTCTGCGGCGACGTCGGTTACGGCAAGACTGAAGTCGCTATGCGCGCCACCTTCAAGGCGGTGCAGGATAACCGGCAAGTTGCTGTGCTCGCGCCGACAACGGTTCTGGCCTTCCAACATTACGAGACTTTCAAGCGTCGGTTCGCAGCATTCCCGATCATGATCGAGATGATCAGCCGCTTTCGCACTACGAAGCAGCAAAAGGATATCGTCGAGAAAGTCGAACAGGGAAAGATCGACATCCTCATCGGGACGCATCGCCTTCTCTCAAAGGACATCAAGTTTCCTGATTTGGGACTTCTGATCGTCGACGAAGAGCAACGCTTCGGCGTCCGTCACAAGGAACGCCTCAAGCAGTTGAAGAAAGAGGTGGACGTCCTCACTATGTCGGCAACCCCGATTCCACGCACGCTGCACATGTCGCTGGTTGGGTTGCGCGACATGAGCGTAATTGAAACTCCGCCCAAAGACCGCATGGCGATTCAAACCGTCGTCGCTCCGTTCGATGAAAAGCTGATTCGCACGGCCATCGAAAACGAACTCGAACGCGGAGGTCAAGTCTACTTCGTCCACAACCGGGTGGAGAGTATCTATGAAATCGCTGCCAAGATTCAGGAACTCGTGCCACGTGGACGCGTGATCGTCGGTCACGGTCAAATGTCTGAAGGAGAATTGGAGAAGGTGATGCTCGCCTTCATGCGGCACGAATCTGACATCTTGGTAGCTACAACCATCATCGAGAATGGGCTCGACATTCCACTCTGCAACACCATTCTTATCAATCGAGCCGATCGGCATGGCCTCTCGGAGCTTTATCAGTTACGCGGGCGTGTAGGGCGCTCCAATCGTCGTGCCTATGCCTATCTGTTGATTCCGGGGGAGCAGGAGCTTACTCCCGTCGCGCGGCGCCGTTTGGCTGCGTTGAAGGAGTTTTCAGATCTCGGAGCCGGCTTCAAGATCGCCGCACTCGACTTGGAGCTGCGCGGCGCCGGCAACCTTCTAGGCGGAGAGCAGAGCGGACAAATCGAAGCCGTGGGTTTCGAGATGTACACAACTCTTCTCGAGCGCACCGTTCGGGAACTCAAAGGCGAGGATCTACCAGAGCGTGTTAGCACGCAATTGAACCTTTCTCTCAATCTTCGCCTGCCCAACGAATACATTCAGGAGGAGAATCAGCGCCTGCGCATGTACAAGCGCATCGCCGGAGTAGAGAATGAAGATCAACTCGCCGACGTGCGCGCGGAACTCGAGGACCGCTATGGACCATTGCCGGGACCCGTCAGCAATCTGCTCGATGCGGCGGCGCTGAAACTCCTGAGCGAACGCATTGGGGTTGTCGGAATTGATCGTAAACGGGATGTAGTACAGATTCGTTTTTCCGAGCAGGCGAATGTGGACCCGACCCGTCTGGCTCAGTTTGTCGCCTCCACGAAGGGAGCACAATTTTCGCCGGGAGGGCTCCTAA encodes:
- the mfd gene encoding transcription-repair coupling factor, translating into MVLPFVRELLADVEKSQAFRRTTSHLKSRAGRRGVSGLTNSAKALHLPLVSAAAGAPLIVIVESNRAAEEMLPALQSMAELTGALSPKAILKLPAHDVLPFENLSPHPEIQEERASVLWKIATGAASIIVVPLEAASMRLNSAEFYADLARIVRRGETIDIDPLIEHLRTIGYNSADAVDMPGEFALRGGILDAYPPEADRPLRIEFFGDEVETIRKFDPGTQRSAAPVDEVVLLPLTETPVNERVLGVIHSRLSGKRLSGSESELEQAIAATGVTVFPGWEFYAPVAGSGQHLFDLLPNALAIVDEPSAVLAKQEEWWNKVKDRHERSGVGTLVRPEEIYFSPEEWRERLQRAPGIDIERLGIADAGDDATHEEFTFHSRPTTRFHGSIRAMVDEVKRLTAEGRRVIFAAPNMGEVERLADVFTEYSLPFRLGSRVPSPGSESYLDETSFFAGEMSTTTIVKAVLPAGMEIADANLVLFGAHDLFDDSDLVVSQPLRQKSKVSAFLSDFRDLVAGDYVVHVEHGIAQYQGLKELAQGDTVGEFMLLEFAEAAKLYVPLTRLDLIQKYRSTEGARPPLSRLGGTQWAKTKARVKKAMRDMADELLKLYAQRKMAHGHAYPVDTQWQREFEDAFDYNETDDQVSAIADIKQDMESTMPMDRLLCGDVGYGKTEVAMRATFKAVQDNRQVAVLAPTTVLAFQHYETFKRRFAAFPIMIEMISRFRTTKQQKDIVEKVEQGKIDILIGTHRLLSKDIKFPDLGLLIVDEEQRFGVRHKERLKQLKKEVDVLTMSATPIPRTLHMSLVGLRDMSVIETPPKDRMAIQTVVAPFDEKLIRTAIENELERGGQVYFVHNRVESIYEIAAKIQELVPRGRVIVGHGQMSEGELEKVMLAFMRHESDILVATTIIENGLDIPLCNTILINRADRHGLSELYQLRGRVGRSNRRAYAYLLIPGEQELTPVARRRLAALKEFSDLGAGFKIAALDLELRGAGNLLGGEQSGQIEAVGFEMYTTLLERTVRELKGEDLPERVSTQLNLSLNLRLPNEYIQEENQRLRMYKRIAGVENEDQLADVRAELEDRYGPLPGPVSNLLDAAALKLLSERIGVVGIDRKRDVVQIRFSEQANVDPTRLAQFVASTKGAQFSPGGLLKFTLKSTDAELALFQITSLLQQLAGEPAKVA